A stretch of DNA from Solanum stenotomum isolate F172 unplaced genomic scaffold, ASM1918654v1 scaffold17028, whole genome shotgun sequence:
NNNNNNNNNNNNNNNNNNNNNNNNNNNNNNNNNNNNNNNNNNNNNNNNNNNNNNNNNNNNNNNNNNNNNNNNNNNNNNNNNNNNNNNNNNNNNNNNNNNNNNNNNNNNNNNNNNNNNNNNNNNNNNNNNNNNNNNNNNNNNNNNNNNNNNNNNNNNNNNNNNNNNNNNNNNNNNNNNNNNNNNNNNNNNNNNNNNNNNNNNNNNNNNNNNNNNNNNNNNNNNNNNNNNNNNNNNNNNNNNNNNNNNNNNNNNNNNNNNNNNNNNNNNNNNNNNNNNNNNNNNNNNNNNNNNNNNNNNNNNNNNNNNNNNNNNNNNNNNNNNNNNNNNNNNNNNNNNNNNNNNNNNNNNNNNNNNNNNNNNNNNNNNNNNNNNNNNNNNNNNNNNNNNNNNNNNNNNNNNNNNNNNNNNNNNNNNNNNNNNNNNNNNNNNNNNNNNNNNNNNNNNNNNNNNNNNNNNNNNNNNNNNNNNNNNNNNNNNNNNNNNNNNNNNNNNNNNNNNNNNNNNNNNNNNNNNNNNNNNNNNNNNNNNNNNNNNNNNNNNNNNNNNNNNNNNNNNNNNNNNNNNNNNNNNNNNNNNNNNNNNNNNNNNNNNNNNNNNNNNNNNNNNNNNNNNNNNNNNNNNNNNNNNNNNNNNNNNNNNNNNNNNNNNNNNNNNNNNNNNNNNNNNNNNNNNNNNNNNNNNNNNNNNNNNNNNNNNNNNNNNNNNNNNNNNNNNNNNNNNNNNNNNNNNNNNNNNNNNNNNNNNNNNNNNNNNNNNNNNNNNNNNNNNNNNNNNNNNNNNNNNNNNNNNNNNNNNNNNNNNNNNNNNNNNNNNNNNNNNNNNNNNNNNNNNNNNNNNNNNNNNNNNNNNNNNNNNNNNNNNNNNNNNNNNNNNNNNNNNNNNNNNNNNNNNNNNNNNNNNNNNNNNNNNNNNNNNNNNNNNNNNNNNNNNNNNNNNNNNNNNNNNNNNNNNNNNNNNNNNNNNNNNNNNNNNNNNNNNNNNNNNNNNNNNNNNNNNNNNNNNNNNNNNNNNNNNNNNNNNNNNNNNNNNNNNNNNNNNNNNNNNNNNNNNNNNNNNNNNNNNNNNNNNNNNNNNNNNNNNNNNNNNNNNNNNNNNNNNNNNNNNNNNNNNNNNNNNNNNNNNNNNNNNNNNNNNNNNNNNNNNNNNNNNNNNNNNNNNNNNNNNNNNNNNNNNNNNNNNNNNNNNNNNNNNNNNNNNNNNNNNNNNNNNNNNNNNNNNNNNNNNNNNNNNNNNNNNNNNNNNNNNNNNNNNNNNNNNNNNNNNNNNNNNNNNNNNNNNNNNNNNNNNNNNNNNNNNNNNNNNNNNNNNNNNNNNNNNNNNNNNNNNNNNNNNNNNNNNNNNNNNNNNNNNNNNNNNNNNNNNNNNNNNNNNNNNNNNNNNNNNNNNNNNNNNNNNNNNNNNNNNNNNNNNNNNNNNNNNNNNNNNNNNNNNNNNNNNNNNNNNNNNNNNNNNNNNNNNNNNNNNNNNNNNNNNNNNNNNNNNNNNNNNNNNNNNNNNNNNNNNNNNNNNNNNNNNNNNNNNNNNNNNNNNNNNNNNNNNNNNNNNNNNNNNNNNNNNNNNNNNNNNNNNNNNNNNNNNNNNNNNNNNNNNNNNNNNNNNNNNNNNNNNNNNNNNNNNNNNNNNNNNNNNNNNNNNNNNNNNNNNNNNNNNNNNNNNNNNNNNNNNNNNNNNNNNNNNNNNNNNNNNNNNNNNNNNNNNNNNNNNNNNNNNNNNNNNNNNNNNNNNNNNNNNNNNNNNNNNNNNNNNNNNNNNNNNNNNNNNNNNNNNNNNNNNNNNNNNNNNNNNNNNNNNNNNNNNNNNNNNNNNNNNNNNNNNNNNNNNNNNNNNNNNNNNNNNNNNNNNNNNNNNNNNNNNNNNNNNNNNNNNNNNNNNNNNNNNNNNNNNNNNNNNNNNNNNNNNNNNNNNNNNNNNNNNNNNNNNNNNNNNNNNNNNNNNNNNNNNNNNNNNNNNNNNNNNNNNNNNNNNNNNNNNNNNNNNNNNNNNNNNNNNNNNNNNNNNNNNNNNNNNNNNNNNNNNNNNNNNNNNNNNNNNNNNNNNNNNNNNNNNNNNNNNNNNNNNNNNNNNNNNNNNNNNNNNNNNNNNNNNNNNNNNNNNNNNNNNNNNNNNNNNNNNNNNNNNNNNNNNNNNNNNNNNNNNNNNNNNNNNNNNNNNNNNNNNNNNNNNNNNNNNNNNNNNNNNNNNNNNNNNNNNNNNNNNNNNNNNNNNNNNNNNNNNNNNNNNNNNNNNNNNNNNNNNNNNNNNNNNNNNNNNNNNNNNNNNNNNNNNNNNNNNNNNNNNNNNNNNNNNNNNNNNNNNNNNNNNNNNNNNNNNNNNNNNNNNNNNNNNNNNNNNNNNNNNNNNNNNNNNNNNNNNNNNNNNNNNNNNNNNNNNNNNNNNNNNNNNNNNNNNNNNNNNNNNNNNNNNNNNNNNNNNNNNNNNNNNNNNNNNNNNNNNNNNNNNNNNNNNNNNNNNNNNNNNNNNNNNNNNNNNNNNNNNNNNNNNNNNNNNNNNNNNNNNNNNNNNNNNNNNNNNNNNNNNNNNNNNNNNNNNNNNNNNNNNNNNNNNNNNNNNNNNNNNNNNNNNNNNNNNNNNNNNNNNNNNNNNNNNNNNNNNNNNNNNNNNNNNNNNNNNNNNNNNNNNNNNNNNNNNNNNNNNNNNNNNNNNNNNNNNNNNNNNNNNNNNNNNNNNNNNNNNNNNNNNNNNNNNNNNNNNNNNNNNNNNNNNNNNNNNNNNNNNNNNNNNNNNNNNNNNNNNNNNNNNNNNNNNNNNNNNNNNNNNNNNNNNNNNNNNNNNNNNNNNNNNNNNNNNNNNNNNNNNNNNNNNNNNNNNNNNNNNNNNNNNNNNNNNNNNNNNNNNNNNNNNNNNNNNNNNNNNNNNNNNNNNNNNNNNNNNNNNNNNNNNNNNNNNNNNNNNNNNNNNNNNNNNNNNNNNNNNNNNNNNNNNNNNNNNNNNNNNNNNNNNNNNNNNNNNNNNNNNNNNNNNNNNNNNNNNNNNNNNNNNNNNNNNNNNNNNNNNNNNNNNNNNNNNNNNNNNNNNNNNNNNNNNNNNNNNNNNNNNNNNNNNNNNNNNNNNNNNNNNNNNNNNNNNNNNNNNNNNNNNNNNNNNNNNNNNNNNNNNNNNNNNNNNNNNNNNNNNNNNNNNNNNNNNNNNNNNNNNNNNNNNNNNNNNNNNNNNNNNNNNNNNNNNNNNNNNNNNNNNNNNNNNNNNNNNNNNNNNNNNNNNNNNNNNNNNNNNNNNNNNNNNNNNNNNNNNNNNNNNNNNNNNNNNNNNNNNNNNNNNNNNNNNNNNNNNNNNNNNNNNNNNNNNNNNNNNNNNNNNNNNNNNNNNNNNNNNNNNNNNNNNNNNNNNNNNNNNNNNNNNNNNNNNNNNNNNNNNNNNNNNNNNNNNNNNNNNNNNNNNNNNNNNNNNNNNNNNNNNNNNNNNNNNNNNNNNNNNNNNNNNNNNNNNNNNNNNNNNNNNNNNNNNNNNNNNNNNNNNNNNNNNNNNNNNNNNNNNNNNNNNNNNNNNNNNNNNNNNNNNNNNNNNNNNNNNNNNNNNNNNNNNNNNNNNNNNNNNNNNNNNNNNNNNNNNNNNNNNNNNNNNNNNNNNNNNNNNNNNNNNNNNNNNNNNNNNNNNNNNNNNNNNNNNNNNNNNNNNNNNNNNNNNNNNNNNNNNNNNNNNNNNNNNNNNNNNNNNNNNNNNNNNNNNNNNNNNNNNNNNNNNNNNNNNNNNNNNNNNNNNNNNNNNNNNNNNNNNNNNNNNNNNNNNNNNNNNNNNNNNNNNNNNNNNNNNNNNNNNNNagttcgagttagctatggtgagcctcattgcttccggaggattccatttactttcagttgttaggaggtcgtgggtTTTGTCCAGACTTCCAtcattgtcatttagaggctttatagatagacagtagagttttagaagtcttcatttattttgttaaatgttttaaagactaaagttgtctttttatggcgagttgtatatattttattatacatagttttctttggacttaaagtttgtatttaagtcttatgaacttttatttcagtttttaagctttgtatgcttgaatcagttttacacttgtagtcagccaggatgagggttcgcttggggaccagcaatggtcttcgagtgccggtcacgtccagggtgtaggctcgggtcgtgacagccGTTGAATACAAAAAGTGAGATTTTTGTGTTTGGGGGATTCTTGGAGTAAAAGAGCAACTCCAAATCTACTTGAATTAATGACAatgtatgtatttatatttcatatatttgaaatttagatAGTTTGTTcactttattaatttatttctttaatttttgtgcGTAATTTCAAACTTAgtacaaataaaaaagagaataaaGAGTAATACTGGATATGGAAAAAATGTCACAtttgttaatttattaaaatttatgaaggTGAAGACTAAACAACTACAAGTCTAcatgtgtatttttttaatgtataagaaataaatattttaacaaagCATTCTTAATTTCCATTATATATTATAACGATGGTAATTGTTGgataactttaatttattttgggcAATAGAAAGAGTATTAAATATTGACTTGACAAATTTACTAGGATGACTCCTAGCACAAAATACTATCTATTGTTATATTGAATtcatatcttctttttttttctctgttttcttATAATTGAATACTATATTTAATGGGGCATGATCCTTGAACTCTAGCTTACaggcaatatatatatatatatatatatttcattcaaATGCATGTGATATTCAAACGATACTAATTAAATATATGGTGTGTGTGAATATGTTTTTGTATAAATCATTTGTATGATTGTATTATAATGTTTTATGATCTTGGTATGTAGGTGTTAAAGTCACACATCAACTTTGGAGTGATTATTGTGCAGACAAATAACTTTCGTATATAAGTTAAGTTTCGCTTGCTTTTTCgttttctctaaaaataaaatatcataacaaagaataattcaatttttatattacttAAAGCTTCAAATATTATATACTTTTCTTATTGTATAAGgtagtatttatatttgaagGAATGTCATTAGTGCTGTTAAGTAATACAATGATCGGAATAATCTAATGccttcataaatttttttaacttctttagCATTATCCATGAGAAAATACCACTTGCAATTTTGgataatattaaaaacatctCTATTCGTACTTTGGgacaaatttaaaatcataatttagtaTTAAGTAAGATATTAATAGGTtaacatacaaacatataaaacttataaaatatCTTAGTgcaaaaaatgttcaaaagaatacaaataatttgcaaatttttttactttgaattcaagtaaaaaaaaaaaaaacaataaagagtgtcaataataacaataaacttataatatttaaaatattattaaaattaaataatattttataatgaaaatatatatatatatatatatatatatatatatttatttgtattatataaaTAGTAGATTAAcgaaaaagaatattaaagcAAGTGATAAGTTAATCAAAATTTAGTCGATAATGTTATGATTTTAAGTAGTTAATAATAATGTAGTAACAAACAAACGCAAAGTATATTGTACAAGTTTTTTTAAATGATCATGTGATTtgttctttcatttcaaatatatatatattcgcgCAACGCGCGAGAACGTATACTAGTTTAATTAAATTGAAGAATTAGATCATTAATAATAATCTTAATGGTGTGCGTTCGGCTTCATCAAGGAGAATCAAATCATTTCCATATACATAAAATCAAAAAAGCCCAAGAGGAGAgtatttttcttattggtttcgtatatatttttatctagAAAATTCTTGGTGGGACTCGAAATGCCAAAAGTAGTAAATTTTGGAGCTTTATTCACAATAAATTTAGTGATTGGAAGTTTTGTAATGCTAGTCcttctaactatttttcattttaaatgaattgttgttttcttctttttcttttttccttttgaatgattttttttttaatttttatgattaataaCCGAAAGCCAAATTAAACTATAATGAAACGATaataaccaaatcaataaatgtatatattttttgtttggctTGATTTTAACAATTTAGAAATCAActaaattgatttgattttgaccaataatcaACCTAAAACACCCCTACCCACCATTATCAATTACCACACACAACCACCCTCCTTAACAACAACCGTCAATCATTGTAATCTGTCATCATTAATACTAAGTACTAACTATCACTTGCGTACAATCATTTATTGATAAACACCATCATTAGTTACCACAACATATTGCAATCATTATCATCATTAGTTATTACTATCATTCACAATAACTATTAGTCATCTGTCACTATCAATTATCACATTAAATATAGTAGTattacattaaatattttatattaattaattttcaaaaaaaaaatctttttgttttctattcTCATTTTCTCCCTCTCATAGTTGTTGGATCTCCAATTCCCAATTGTAAAATTTCCTTGATTTACTCTTCATCTGTGAACCTTCAACCAATTTATCACTCCCCATAATGCTACCTGAAAATTTTTGCTTCtcattttttggtgattttgtgGAATGGCATCAATCATTCATTCCTTTTGGCAGTTTTCTCAATTGCGTATGTATAAAAAACCTTAAAATCTTAATATTTGGTAATCAGATAAGTGTTATAGATCATAGGTTGGTGTTGTTTTCTGTTgcaaaattttgcaaaaaaaattcaagaaattgtGAATTTTGTGTGTTCTAGAGGTACCCATTTGATGTCAGTGTCGGAGgtaggatttttttttagtttatgagTTCTGTTAcaaattttgcaaatttttttcaagaaattgtGTATTTTTTGTGTTCTAGAGGTACCCATTTGATGTCAGTGTCAGAGctaggatttttttttagtttatgagTTCTGTTacaaaatttgcaaaaaaaattcaagaaattgtGAATTTGTTATGTTCTAGAGGTACCCAATTGATGTCAGTGCCGGatcaaagatttttttatatgagGTCTATAGTATAATCCTTTTTTGGCTTACTGGGTTTTAtggataaattatttaatacacATAAGGCGTTTGGCTATGAAAATTGTGAGCATTTGAAGAAAAGtagtttttgttttcaaagcggaaaaatgatatttgaaaattggaGTTGCGTTTGGTTATGAATGCAAATTGGAGTTGTTTTAGAATTTTTGTGACTAATTTGGAGTGGAAACagttttttggtgttttttaaCTTCCGGAAAAATGTTATGGTCAAATATGTTTTCCGGAGTTGGAACtcaggaaaaaaagaaaaaatcatggCCAAACGttcctaaataatttttttaatacaaatacgGGTTTGAGAGAAGGCATTGGCGGAGCTAGAATTTTCAGTTAGTGGTTcaaaatatgatgaagaaaacTCAGGAAGAAGTCAAATAGGGTTCAACATTTACTATATGTgcataaaaatcaaatcttgATTAATTTGGTGACGTCTCATTGTGGAATTTCTAGGATTATAGTTACGGTTTGAAAGATTGCAAATTCTTGAGGTTCAAATTTCTGATTGTTGTTTACTTGTTTTAGTGATATGGATTACCTTCCTGTTGAGGTCGTTGGGAATATCCTCTCTCACCTCGGAGCAGCGAGGGATGTGATTGTAGCATCTGCAACGTGTAGAAAGTGGCGGGAGGCTTGTCAGAAACACCTCCATACACTTTCATTCAATTCTCATGATTGGCCACTCTATCGAGACCTAAGTACTAGTAGGCTGGAGATACTGATTACTCAGACATTGTTTCAGACAACACATTTACAAGGTTTATCGATATTGATGGATGATGTTGATGAGTTCTCAGCTTCCACTGTAGTTGCTTGGCTCATGTATACAAGAGAATCGTTGCAATGGTTGTTTTACAATGTCCGTACTAATCCAAATATCAACATTCTTGATATATGTGGGCGACAGAAGTTGGAAATGTTGGTGCTTGCTCATAATTCTGTATCAGGGGTTGAACCAAATTATCAGAGGTTCCTCTGTTTAAAATCGCTTTCTTTAAGTTACGTTAGTATTTCAGCATTGGATCTTAATTTGTTACTCACAGCATGTCCAAAGATTGAAATTTTAGCCCTTGTGAATCCCGAGATTGCAATGTCAGATGCACAGGTAACTGTTGAGCTAAACAGCACTACACTAAAGAGTATCTACATTGAAGCGATAAGTTTGGACAAGTTTATATTGGAGGCTGACAGCCTTGAGAATCTGCACTTAAAAGACTGTGCACTTGAGCTTTTTGAGCTCGTCGGTAAAGGAACTTTGAAGTATTTCAAGATTGATGATGTTAGTATTATACATCTTGATGTTGGTGAGTCTGTTGATAATCTTGAAACCGTTGATGTTAGTAATTTCACCATAAATTGGTCCAAGTTCTATCAGATGATTTCGAAATCATCTACAATGACAAGTCTCAGGTTATGGGACGTTGTGTTTGATGAAGAGGATGAGATTGTGGATGTCGAAACAATTGCACTTTGCTTCCCACAATTAAACCATCTTGCAGTTAGTTATGATTTACGAGACGACTTACGAGAAGGAATTCTCCACTATGGTTTACAAGGATTATCTCTGTTAGAGAATGTCAATGTGTTGGAGCTGGGATCAACGGTAATTAATGACGTCTTTACTCAATGGGTTACTGGTCTACTGCAAAGATGCCCTAATCTCACTAAATTAGTTATTCATGGAGTGATTTCCGAGACTAAAACACCTGAAGAGTGTCAAATGTTAGCCAACTTTACCTCATCTATTGTTCAGCTGATGAGGCGATACGTACACGTAGATGTTCAGTTTGAATTTGAGTAGATCAGAGACATACGTTAATGTGGTATATTGGGCTCAATCAACAATATCAGAGGCAGGTAGAAAAGGTATTTAATTGAACTTGAAGCCTTTGCTTCCTCTTGTACTTCGATTATTGCACTGTTTTGTTGTAGTCACTGTTCCTTTGTTTTTCCCGAATGCTTTTTTATGCTTTCTATAGTATTTTTCCATGATTTCTTCACTtctgttatttattttttttcgatcTGCTTTGTTATGCTTTTCTTTAAGTTGAGGGTTTATCGGAGATAGTCTCTTTACCTTCTAAGGTAGGGCCGTAGGGGTAAGGTATGCGTACACTCTATtctccctagaccccacttgtgggattacactaggtatgttgttgatgttgattTTTAATGAAATGGTGCAGATTATGGAATGGTTTCCTAGTAATGTTTCGAAGTAGATAGCTTAGCATCCATCGTGAAGATCATCCTTTCCACTGGATTAACCTTTTGTAAACCTCTTTGCATACTTGCTATTGCTATAATACTGACGATTCAAATTTGACAAATGACATGATAACTTCCTCTTGATTACTGTCAGTCACTCGTAACAACTTGATGAAATGCACACCTAAGGGTGTGGTCATTAATGAGGTGGGTTGAGAACCgtgaggtctcaagttcaaattccaacggagacaaaaacactaggtgatttctacccatctgtcctagccttggtggatagagttacctgGTATTTGTTACTGGTAGAAAGTGGCAGGTACCCCGTGGAGTTAGTCGAGGTGTGCACAAGCTGGCCGAGACACTGCGGTTGTcaaaaaaaacatattgaagaaaTGCATTGTCTAGTAGATTCCATTATTCACTCAGTACGAAATAACATTTCTCTTGGTTctttaaattgagtttttgtTGATGGAAAAGTAagaaattgaaaaggaaaatagaaaTAGATGGGAAATAGCTACCTAAACGAAAACTGTTTTGTTTGGTATCTTGTCTTCTCAGTTTTGTGGAGTTTGAATTTGTAATGTACATACACGTTCTATATCCTTGAGTGAAATCACGCTTTGATATATATTTACTACAACTCTTTTCTTGAGCGAGTGATCTCGATCTCAAATTGAAACTCTTATTTCTTTTAACAGGAGACTTAAAACCCACTGTGGATAAAGGAGATGGACTAGCATGCTATGATGTGTCAAATTTCCAAATGTCGTCTCCTTAAGTTGGCAATTTCACGATCCAACAGTTCGTGTCACAAAAGTATGAAGTCTACCACGCCAtgtcctttttcttttcattttagtatGGTCAAAGTTAATCACCTAATGAAATTGATGACTTAGATTGTTCTGTGTTTTTTTTGACTAAAAGACTGGAATGGCTGCAATCAGACACCAGGTTTTAGTTCATCTTTTTACTAACTTGTATATTAGAAGAGCTGTCAACCAAAATGcattgaaagaaatgagaacCACTGCATTTTGTAACAAAGATTACTCTCATTTGCTTTATCTACAAATGGATCTAAGCCTGTTGATAGGACTTACATCTCTTGTATCTTCGTCCATCCGACTGTGGAGGTGGAATGAATGTCGTAGACTCATAGTAATGTTTGCAACAAGCAGTTTTGATCATTGTTGTCTTTGAAAGATTTCTTTCACTTAGAAGttcttgtttccttttttatgttTCCATCTCATCAACAAGCAGTTTTAATCATTGTTGTCTCTGAAAGATTTCTTTCACTTAGAAGttcttgtttccttttttatgttTCCATCTCATCAAGAACAAAGTTCCTTAGCATCCTTGTTCAGTCTCTGTTTATATGTTATGACGATTTGTTGATTGTGTACGGATACTTGTATATCTTGGTGGACTCTCCTCTACACGACCATTCCTTTGACCAACGTCATTTCTAGTTCCAGAAAATGATGACTCTAGTTTTATCGCACTTTAGTATCTGATGTGCTGAATTTTGAGACTATCTTCTATGTTTTCCATT
This window harbors:
- the LOC125850433 gene encoding F-box/LRR-repeat protein At1g67190-like, which translates into the protein MDYLPVEVVGNILSHLGAARDVIVASATCRKWREACQKHLHTLSFNSHDWPLYRDLSTSRLEILITQTLFQTTHLQGLSILMDDVDEFSASTVVAWLMYTRESLQWLFYNVRTNPNINILDICGRQKLEMLVLAHNSVSGVEPNYQRFLCLKSLSLSYVSISALDLNLLLTACPKIEILALVNPEIAMSDAQVTVELNSTTLKSIYIEAISLDKFILEADSLENLHLKDCALELFELVGKGTLKYFKIDDVSIIHLDVGESVDNLETVDVSNFTINWSKFYQMISKSSTMTSLRLWDVVFDEEDEIVDVETIALCFPQLNHLAVSYDLRDDLREGILHYGLQGLSLLENVNVLELGSTVINDVFTQWVTGLLQRCPNLTKLVIHGVISETKTPEECQMLANFTSSIVQLMRRYVHVDVQFEFE